The DNA region CGCCCTCTGGACGGGCTTGCCTATGTCGTGGAAAAGCCCGCCGAGGGCCACCAGTTCGTAAAAATCCACCGTATCACCTCCCGAGGGGGTTGACGAATCCAAAGCCCAGGCTGTTCTTTTCACCCAGCCCGGCGTCCATAATGAAGCGGTAGAACCTCCTTTCCCCGGGCTTTATGCGTTCCTTCTCCAACAGCTCCCAGTTGGAGCCGATGATTGGAAAGGGAACGCCGTTCTTGACCACCCTCACGTAGATGTCTATCTTCCCGTTTGGGCGCACCTTGGGTATTACCCTGTCGAAAATCTGCCCGTCGAGGGTGAACTCCTCGCCGTAAAACGCGCTGTATTTCTTCTCGGCGTTCTCTTTAAGTCGTTCAAGGAAGAAGAGCAGGTCCCTGTGCTGGTGGAGCTTGAAGTACTCGTTTTTACTGGCATTTCTGTAGAGAACCACCGGTGAACCTGTCTGGAAAGCCTTCCTCAACGGAAGCCGAAATTTCTTGAGCTCCGATATTCCGTACTCCTCCTTCCCTATG from Thermococcus stetteri includes:
- the cas6 gene encoding CRISPR-associated endoribonuclease Cas6, coding for MRLKVSLDIENGTFSRPNKHAVQGFIYSMLKDSEYGERHDEPRFKFFTFSDFFIDKRGRPTFLVSSPDPDFIRALYSAIRKRETVYIGKEEYGISELKKFRLPLRKAFQTGSPVVLYRNASKNEYFKLHQHRDLLFFLERLKENAEKKYSAFYGEEFTLDGQIFDRVIPKVRPNGKIDIYVRVVKNGVPFPIIGSNWELLEKERIKPGERRFYRFIMDAGLGEKNSLGFGFVNPLGR